TTGACGGTCAGATTCCACATCTACGATGTCATTGATTAAGTAGAAGCCACTTGATGCACAGCAAAATAATACAAATGCCAATAAGCTACCTAGCAGAGATTGCAGATTGATGCTAAATGCGAACAATGGTGCTGCAAACACCACCAGGTTTTTCGTCCATTGTCGCGGTCGCATCGCAGCTAAGTAGTACGCTGACTTCTTGGAATTAGTTGCTATGGCAGTTAAAGATTTTTCTACTACTGAAGTACGCCGAGAGTCCATAAGTATGCCTACCGCTTCTATATCTCAAGAGAATTTAGATTCAACAACTTCGTTTAGATTTATTAATAATAGATTTTTTTAGTAAAAATACTTACAAGGTTTTGCCTAGATAATACTACCTTTATTTTGGTATCAAAAAAAAATTTTTATTTAATCTTTATTCAAGCTTTATCCAATCTTTATTTAAAAACTTGCTTGTACGTAGGTGAGTTTTGGGCGCTGCTAGCTTCTTTTAGACTTCGCAATTGATTATCGTTTTTATTAATGCGTAACATATAGAACAAAAAATTACATTTGTTGTACTTAATAAGAGGTGCTATACTGTTGTGAGAATAAACTCATTAAGTTGTAAATGCTTGACTGCCACCTATAAATTAAGATAGTTAGAAAAACTTACCACAACAATGTTTAAGCGATTGGGATTATTTCCCTCAACCTAAAAAATTGAACTATAGACCTAGTGGATGAAATTGATGACAGTTAAGCTATCAATACCTTATTTGCCAAGAAGACTAAATAATTAGCGAATGATAATTTGATAATTTTATGCAGAAATGTTTAAATTTTGTATGGAAGCTTTAACAAAACTCACAGATGCTTTTTTAGGCTGTTTTTCGGTTAAATCTATTAAATCTCTAATGATAATATTACTATGAATGCACATAGAGGATCTGCTGTACTCAGTTCTGCAACTTTCAAAGTGCAACCATCTACAACAGGACTGAACGATAATCATCGTCTGCGGCTGTTTTCTGGCTCTGCCAACATACATCTGTCTCAAGAAGTCGCTCGTTATGTGGGTATGGACTTGGGGCCAATGATCCGCAAAAGATTTGCGGATGGAGAACTTTACGTTCAAATCCAAGAATCGATTCGGGGTTGTGATGTCTATTTAATCCAGCCATGTTGTCAACCTGTAAACGATCATTTGATGGAATTGTTGATTATGGTTGACGCCTGTCGTCGGGCTTCGGCGCGACAGGTAACAGCAGTAATTCCCTACTATGGTTATGCTCGTGCCGATCGCAAAACAGCAGGACGAGAGTCAATAACTGCCAAGCTGGTTGCTAACTTGATCACTGAAGCAGGTGCTAACCGCGTTCTAGCAATGGATTTACACTCGGCTCAGATTCAAGGCTATTTCGATATACCCTTTGACCATGTTTACGGTTCACCAGTATTGCTGGATTACCTAGCAAGCAAGCAATTACCCGATCTAGTAGTTGTTTCTCCCGATGTTGGTGGTGTAGCAAGAGCTAGGGCATTTGCGAAAAAACTAGGTGATGCCCCATTGGCGATTATTGACAAACGTCGTCAGGCACATAATGTTGCAGAAGTGTTAAATGTCATCGGTGATGTTAGGGGCAAAACAGCAGTATTAGTGGATGACATGATTGATACTGGGGGCACGATCGCTGAAGGAGCGCGATTGCTGCGTGAAGAAGGAGCGCGTCAGGTATATGCCTGTGCAACTCATGCAGTGTTCTCTCCACCAGCGATGGAGCGATTATCTAGTGGCTTATTTGAGGAAGTCATTGTGACAAATACGATTCCCATACCAGAAAACAATCGTTTTCCCCAACTAGTGGTACTGTCAGTAGCTAATCTGTTAGGAGAAACTATTTGGCGGATTCATGAAGATA
This Nostoc sp. C052 DNA region includes the following protein-coding sequences:
- a CDS encoding ribose-phosphate pyrophosphokinase, translated to MNAHRGSAVLSSATFKVQPSTTGLNDNHRLRLFSGSANIHLSQEVARYVGMDLGPMIRKRFADGELYVQIQESIRGCDVYLIQPCCQPVNDHLMELLIMVDACRRASARQVTAVIPYYGYARADRKTAGRESITAKLVANLITEAGANRVLAMDLHSAQIQGYFDIPFDHVYGSPVLLDYLASKQLPDLVVVSPDVGGVARARAFAKKLGDAPLAIIDKRRQAHNVAEVLNVIGDVRGKTAVLVDDMIDTGGTIAEGARLLREEGARQVYACATHAVFSPPAMERLSSGLFEEVIVTNTIPIPENNRFPQLVVLSVANLLGETIWRIHEDTSVSSMFR